The Gymnogyps californianus isolate 813 chromosome 3, ASM1813914v2, whole genome shotgun sequence genomic sequence CTAATGCCATGGGGTAAATTCGAATCTCATGGGAAAAATCAtgttcaatttttgttttcacttcagaCCGGGAAGAATTGGAAAATAATTACTTGGAACTTGGAAAAATCTTGGAACCAGAAATGTGAGAGTTTCATTTGTATAATTCAGATCTGGTGGAAGCATTTCAAGAGGTATATTTTCTCCTGAGACCCTCTCATCTTGCCTATGACAATTGTAAACGAATGCATTCACAGTGCAAAATAAACCATGGAAAGTTTGTTTTCACCATTGCAATGTTGCGCTACATCAGACGTATTTGAATGCTTAACTATTCACCTTTCAAGTACTGAGGTAACCCAAACCACTGACACATTTAGAGTAGATGAGCCTGGATTTAAGGTCAGGCTGGTTGAACCTGACCTTCCGCTACCTTGCAggtttttgaaatctttttttgtctaaaaTTGGAAATTTAACTGACCCACTTTGAATGGATATTTCAGTAAATAGCATTAGAGAAAACCCCTTCTGAGGGAACCATTTCCTTTAACCTGTACATCTGTAAGAGGGAAACTGAATTATACATTTAACTTTTCAAGCATCAGCATCTTTTAAACAAGCTGATATAGGTCATGCTTATCCCAGAAACTGCAAACTAAATTCTACCCATATTTACATCCTCCTTTGGATGGCACAAGGTGAGTAAAATTTGGACTTACACGTAAATAttaagcaaatggaaaaaacacaccttatttgcatcattttcatgtgaaaacaTCACCAAAATTAGACCTGAGAAAAGGTATGCGTCAGCAGATCAAGGCTGTTACACTGAGTGTTACTTTATGGTGCATATCCTAGCTACTTGTAACCCACTGTCAGATAAAAGTGACAAGAGTCATTTCCTAAGAAAGAAATGCTAGAGAAGGATAGACTCCACATTCACCCCCTCCTTTCTAAAACGTAAGCCCCTTTGTCAAGTATCTCTCAGAAATTCAACCTCCGAGCAGCATCAATATCCTTGTGGCTGTCCATCGCCCACCTACTCTCCAGGAACCTCATCAGAGAAGATGACAGTAGCTGGTTTGTTATATCTCCTAGTTCATTACGATCAGCATCTTTTcctgggaagctgcagcctgagaGATTTGAGCCTACCCCTCTCTCTATGTGCCAGGTTCTGCAGCACTCTGGGTGGAGAGTCTTTCCTTGGGAGACGTTGAGTTGTCCTGATTTGCTATGCCATGAAGTATTTGCCAGGGGAAGAAGACACTGCAGGCTAGTGGTTGGGATTTTTGCCTGGGAGAGGCATCAAGTGTCTAGTTCCTTGTTCAGTATCTGCTTTATGCAAAATTTTCATACCCCTACTTTGCTGCTGACTGGTGTAACTGTAGAGTTCTGAGATCCCAACAAAGGATATTGAATGAGGCCACAGAAGCACCCCGTCCCAGAGCATCCTATAAATCCCCGTGACCAAAATACTTACTAGAGAGCTATTGATTTAAATCCCTGAAAGCAGATCACGGGAGTGAATGCAGACATCCCTCCTTGCAGGCAAGATCTCTTTCAGGGTCAAGCCCGCAGCTTTTAATGAGCATTCAGGGCTCATCAAGACATCTgcctaagaaaaaaaccaaaaaacaaggTAGTTGCTACCAGCTAGAGCGACAACAATGATCCCAAGTCACAAGGGGGCACAGCCTTGAAGCAGCCCAACCTCTCAGGGTCTGCAACCCCCTTACAATATCTGAGCGAAAATCTAGAAAAATACCCCTGAATGGGAGAAAGGGGTCCTGCCTGTCACCATGTCAAATGGAGTCGGTCCACTTGAATACGTGGGTTTAAATATTGCATGTTTAAATACTAACATGGCAGAGTACATCACAGCTGCAGTATATTGGTCTTACAAGGATGGAGGGACAGCAGGGTGGATTAGGAGCTACATGGGATCACTGATCACTGTCACCCAGGACACAGGGCTGGGACACAGGGAGTCGTAATGCCTTGGGGCTACACAATGCAAGGTATTTTAGCTCCCAGTATTTTCAAGttgttctggtttcagctgggacagagttaattttcttcttggagctggtatagtgctgtgttttggacttagcgtgagaataatgtttataacacactgatgttttagttgttgctaagtagcgcttaagtcaaggatttttcagtttcccgtgctctgccagcaagcaggtgtgcaaggagctgggagggagcagagccggggcagctgacccgaactagccaaagggatattccataccatggaatgtcatgcccagtatataaacaggggggagttggctgggaggcacggatcgctgctcgggcatcggtcagcaggtggtgagcaattgcattgtgcatcactgtttttttttccttccccccccttcttatttttgttatattcattttcattactattattattattatatttccttattattattgttagtattatattttactttagttattaaaccattcttatctcaacccacgagttttactttctttccagattctccccatcccactgggagcagggcggggggagtgagggagtggctgtgtggtgcttagctgctggctggggttaaaccatgacacaagtGCAGCATGCTACCACCTATATACCATGGAGGAGGTGCCTGCAGTTCCTTCCAGTTTTCCTGCCTACAAGAGGCGTCATTTTGCATCTCACAGCCTTCACAAGGTTTCTCTTGAATCCTTCTGTCCTCTCCCTAACTTAGGAACTGAAGGTGTAACTACATCCATCACACTTCCCAGACCCCTTTCCTTAGGATTAAAGACCTGTCTTATAGCACAAGACCCTGGAGTGAAATGAAAAGGTGGCAAGCTCAAAACCAATgttcatggggttttttttcccagatggaGAATGACTGAATTTGGGAACTCACTATCACAAAGCGTTCTGATCAAAACTGACGTATCACACCTGAGGTGtagacaggaataaaaatagccTGATCCAGACTAGGAAATTGGAGGAAAAAGTCAGACACCAAGACAAGTGACAGCACATGGCAAGTATTGGAGAGCAATTGGATGGGGGCCAGCTGTCCAATATCTGCCCAATTCAGGATGAAAAGACATCAGACTGACCTAGGAGCGAATGGATCCAATCTGGCAGTGCCAGTGACATTAGTGGTTTTGATGCCTACAGCATCCCAAGTCAAGACCGTGAAGCACATCAACTTATGATTGGCTAGACGACGACTCCAGTCCCAATTTAAAATTGCGTACTTTGCACCCGCGTACTGCAGTGCATGccatttttttggtggttttctgATATCATCATTGAGTTTTGTTACTATTTGAGTGACATGGCTAAAGTAATGACATCATCTACAGATCTAAGAAAGGGTGAGCCCATATCCTGTCTTCCACCTGCGTTAAtggaatatatatacatacactttttaatttaacttatgGTCAGAAACCACAGTTAAGGTTGGGAAAAAACCACCTACTCCAAATTAACTAGGACAGCACAGAAGCCCTTATAAAAAGTCCAGCAGCAAATGTGCCCAGACACCTTCAGTTCAACGGAGCCCAGCACAAGCACCAGCCGCAgtaagagaaggaaggaagatgtcTCCGATCCTTTGTGCTTCTCTGGTAAGAACTTGCTCTCCGGTTGTTTCCCCCAATTTGACAGATACATATTTAAATTCTAATAGATGACTGTCAGGAATGGGGATCTGCGCCCACCTTTAAAATGCGTGTTTAAACCGTTAATAACCGAAAATAACTAAAATGGGAGACTGCTGAATAGCACCAGCATGGGGCAGCAATGAGACTGTACGGGTATATTAGTGCGGGGCTACTGCCACATACTCTGAGCCAAGAAATACATTGAAAACTCAACCTTAGAGtgtctttttgttgttatatcCTTTCTGCTATCTCCTGTATTATATTATTTcctataatttaattttttttttatcaccaAATTACAACTGAGTGTATACCAAACCTGTCAGCACTGTAAGAATTAGTTAATGAAAGCAAGAGTGGATGTGATATATGGCACATTTTTGCATAATTGCTCCAACCTACAGTATAGGCTTTAACTACCAGCTAGGCTAACTGTGGATGAATTTCCCAGCCGCACAGAAGAGTTGTTAGGGGTGCTGTGTTACAGCAGCCGTACCTGCGTTGTGTCCTAAATGCACCAATTGTTTTCAGTTCAGATCACTGCTCTTAATGGTGCTGGCCGTGCTGTCAGCCAGCAGTTCTGCCTACGGGAAGGTGATACAGCCTGGACTCAAGCCGGAGAGCCTCTTCAAGCAAGCATATGCTGGATGCGTGACCCAAAAAGATTCAAAATTCCCTCAAACTGTGAGAGTCAACATAAGCATCAGCAACACGAACCAGGACACCAAAGTGACTCTTGATGTCAGCAACCGCTCTCTGGCTCCATGGGATTACAGGTATGATCTCTGTCCCTATGGTCTAGAAATACACTGGCTGCAATGGTCAAGAATAATGCCAAGGTTATGCCCGCGTCTTTATTTTCAATGCTTCACTGTTGAGAGATTTTGGAAATATGAGGATATCCACAGTCCATATAATCCTCTTTGAAAGATAACCAATACAGAAAGGAGCACAGAGCAAACACATGGTCTAGGCCAACAGACAGAAGGCAAAGCAAATTActtttgtaatttaattaatttatttgtatattgGGGCAAGCTTTATCTTCAAAAGCATTCTTTACCTAAGACATCATAAAAAATACCTCAGAGGACTAACATTGCAGCAAATTCAATGGTGGTTTAATAACATCAGCATCAGGCCCTAAGAACGTTTCATGTTGGGAGTGGGGGGAGAGCTGAAGGTCTTTGGGTCCGTAGTCAGCCTGACATGTTGGGAAGCTCAAAAAATTTCTAATCGGTCTTTCAAAGTCAGTGCCTATTTGAAGCAAGTTCTTTTCTGCAGGCATGCAGTCCCGGCATGCTTGTCTTTTACACTTAAAAAGCTGTAGTATTTACTTACTTAcactttatttcttaaaaacctACAGTAGTGGAGAGTCTACTGCCCCTTCATAGGCAATCTCCCAGGAGGTACAGGTTCCCGAGCTGGGAGGCCATAGTGATCCAGACTATCATGCCTCCGGAGATgcagcagcatttccatttcaaatacTTCCTTTCATGTCAACATACAGGATCGATGAGGACCACAACCGTTTCCCCCAAGTGATTGCTGATGCCAAGTGCCGCCACTCCAGGTGCGTGAACTTGGACGGGCAGCTGGACCACAGTGTCAACTCCGTCCCCATCAAACAGGAGATCCTCGTCCTCCGGAGGGAGCAGAAGGGCTGCCACCAGTCATACCGgttggagaagaaaataatcactGTGGGCTGCACATGTGTCACCCCCTTGATCCGACACCAGGCTTAAAGGGAGCCGGTAGTGTAAGAGCAGGGAGACATGGAGGAGAGCTTCCTTGCCTGACAGCAATGAAATGAAAGGGCCTGATTCAGTCTCTGCAAAACTGAATCAAGCCATAATGATTAGCTAGAATCTAtcagaatacattaaaaatgaagaagtctcagtttaaaaaaaaattattttcccccaaaatcttGAACTCTGTGAATTCAGAATCCGGACACCTTCATGTGCCGGGCTGAAAACATAATGGGAACTCTTTACACAtctttaatttacattttgaaatgtctaTTTATGTAATTCTATTTATGCTGGTGGAAAAGTTAGTAATAATGTATCTGTTTATTTATCTTTgtgtaataaaaaaatggtaaaaaacTCTGTGgtattctcctttctttctaaagaagCCTTTTTGATAAGGCAAGAAATCACTCAATTATGACCACATAAGAGATTTGCATGATGCTAAAACCTAAAATTCTCTTGATAACATGTAGCTCTGTTGCAGTAGCATGTAAAGCCCATAGAAAAGTTAGAGTTTGTATCATTAATACCATTTTACCAATAGCGAAACTAAGATACctggaggaaaataatttacCACGTGACACTCAATAGATTCAACTTAAAGACAGACTAGCAAAAAAAGCAGTGGGTAACTACCCAGTTATCCACCTAATTATCTGATTGGAAAGGAATTTGTAAAGATAGGTTCAACACAACACTTTCAATGCTTCTTTGGGGAGAAAGAAACTCCTCCCCTAAAATGGCGAGTGCATTTC encodes the following:
- the LOC127015029 gene encoding interleukin-17F-like; this translates as MSPILCASLFRSLLLMVLAVLSASSSAYGKVIQPGLKPESLFKQAYAGCVTQKDSKFPQTVRVNISISNTNQDTKVTLDVSNRSLAPWDYRIDEDHNRFPQVIADAKCRHSRCVNLDGQLDHSVNSVPIKQEILVLRREQKGCHQSYRLEKKIITVGCTCVTPLIRHQA